From a single Lolium rigidum isolate FL_2022 chromosome 7, APGP_CSIRO_Lrig_0.1, whole genome shotgun sequence genomic region:
- the LOC124677408 gene encoding ferredoxin-thioredoxin reductase, variable chain-like, giving the protein MATATAAAPPSTSSSSLLRRSLPPKFSAARCLAPPRCRARLRTACQVAVSSDVSPPPDVADEEAAAAPKIGKRVRVTAPVRVYHVPKAPDLDLRGMEGVVKQYVGVWKGKRITANRPFRVEFELKLDGQDKPVRFFVHLREDEFEFV; this is encoded by the coding sequence atggccaccgccaccgccgcggcgcccccctccacctcctcctcgtccctcCTCCGCCGATCCCTCCCTCCGAAATTCTCGGCCGCTCGATGCCTCGCGCCGCCGCGGTGCCGCGCGCGCCTCCGCACCGCGTGCCAGGTCGCCGTCAGCAGCGACGTGTCCCCACCCCCCGACGTTGCGGACGAGGAGGCCGCTGCGGCGCCCAAGATCGGTAAGCGCGTGCGCGTCACGGCGCCGGTTCGCGTCTACCACGTCCCCAAGGCGCCGGACCTGGACCTTCGTGGCATGGAGGGTGTGGTCAAGCAGTATGTCGGTGTCTGGAAGGGCAAGCGCATCACGGCCAACCGCCCCTTCAGAGTGGAGTTCGAGCTCAAGCTGGATGGGCAGGACAAGCCGGTGCGGTTCTTCGTCCACCTCCGGGAAGACGAGTTCGAGTTCGTCTGA